A single genomic interval of Cucumis sativus cultivar 9930 chromosome 5, Cucumber_9930_V3, whole genome shotgun sequence harbors:
- the LOC101220211 gene encoding probable glutathione peroxidase 8 — translation MATQASNHPESIYDFTVKDAMGNDINLSIFKGKVLLIVNVASRCGMTNSNYVELNQLYEKYKEHGLEVLAFPCNQFGDEEPGSNDEIKDFVCSRFKSEFPIFDKIEVNGNNSAPLYKFLKLGKWGIFGDDIQWNFAKFLIDKNGNVVDRYYPTTPPLSIEHDIKKLLGIS, via the exons ATGGCTACTCAAGCTTCAAATCACCCGGAATCCATTTACGACTTCACCGTCAAA GATGCTATGGGAAATGATATCAATCTTAGTATATTCAAGGGGAAAGTCTTACTCATTGTTAACGTTGCTTCCAGATG TGGGATGACAAATTCAAACTATGTGGAGTTGAACCAACTATACGAGAAATACAAAGAACACG GTTTGGAGGTTCTGGCATTTCCATGTAATCAGTTTGGTGACGAGGAACCAGGAAGTAACGATGAGATCAAAGATTTTGTCTGCAGTCGTTTCAAATCAGAATTTCCAATTTTTGACAAG ATTGAAGTAAATGGAAACAATTCTGCTCCACTCTACAAATTCCTAAAACTGGGTAAATGGGGGATATTTGGGGACGATATACAGTGGAATTTTGCCAAATTTCTCATTGATAAGAATGGGAATGTGGTTGATCGTTATTACCCAACAACGCCACCTCTCAGCATAGAG CATGATATCAAGAAGCTATTAGGTATCTCATGA
- the LOC101220688 gene encoding probable phospholipid hydroperoxide glutathione peroxidase gives MFCSSSIRSLLTRNLFFSVRSLSSSSLLSNTRFNHDSKQILLHITQFSSLTRFVSPINSRSSLIASFFTRFDHTMATPSKTSVHDFTVKDAKGKDVDLSAYKGKVLLIVNVASQCGLTNSNYTELSQLYEKYKGHGFEILAFPCNQFGSQEPGSNEEIVQFACTRFKAEYPIFDKVDVNGNNAAPLYKFLKSSKGGLFGDAIKWNFSKFLVDKDGNVVDRYAPTTSPLSIEKDLKKLLGVA, from the exons aTGTTCTGTTCCTCATCAATTCGCTCTCTTCTCACAAGAAATTTGTTCTTCAGCGTTCgatctttatcttcttcatctctgcTTTCTAATACCCGATTTAACCACGATTCCAAGCAGATCCTTTTGCATATTACACAGTTTTCTTCTCTTACTCGTTTCGTTTCACCGATCAATTCACGTTCTTCGCTTATCGCCTCGTTTTTTACTCGCTTCGATCATACTATGGCCACCCCTTCCAAGACTTCAGTCCATGACTTCACCGTCAAG GATGCTAAAGGAAAAGATGTTGACCTCAGCGCTTACAAAGGAAAGGTCCTTTTGATTGTCAATGTCGCTTCACAATG TGGCTTGACTAATTCGAATTATACTGAACTGAGTCAGCTGTATGAAAAATACAAGGGCCACG GATTTGAGATTCTTGCATTTCCGTGCAACCAATTTGGAAGCCAGGAACCAGGATCCAACGAAGAGATTGTGCAGTTTGCTTGCACCCGTTTCAAGGCTGAGTACCCCATTTTTGACAAG GTCGATGTGAATGGAAACAATGCTGCTCCTCTGTACAAATTCTTGAAGTCAAGCAAAGGCGGGCTCTTTGGAGACGCCATCAAGTGGAACTTCTCCAAGTTCTTGGTCGACAAAGATGGAAACGTCGTCGATCGTTATGCCCCAACAACTTCCCCACTCAGCATTGAG AAGGATTTGAAGAAACTGCTGGGAGTTGCTTAA
- the HMA5.1 gene encoding probable copper-transporting ATPase HMA5, whose amino-acid sequence MLKLPRWNRSTAAATEEITKNATAINDDEATTAAKAVVCVSGMSCSACAVSVENSIKHLPGILDAAVDFLNDRAQILYLPNLTDVETILQAIENAGFQATISKDGTDHRSREVCRIRVNGMGCNSCSSMVESVLEAMYGVQKAHIALLNEEAEVHYDPKVVNCNQFIIAIQDIGFEALPITIGEHVTKIDLKIDGMHNENSTTKVKESLELVLGIDDVNIDTTLSKVTISYRPDIIGPRTFIEILESIKSEHFKVTIYPEDTERETRKQKEIKQHYKYLIWSSALSIPVFLTSMVFMYIPGIKQTLDIKVVNMMNVGHIIRWNLSTPVQFVVGSRFYFGSYKALRRGSANMDVLVTLGTNAAYFYSVYIVLRAATSPTFNGTDFFETSSMLITFILLGKYLEVLAKGKTSDAIAKLKHLAPETATLLTLDLHGNVINEAEISSELIQKNDVIKITPGARVASDGLVVWGESHVNESMITGEAKPVTKRTGDKVIGGTVNENGVLHIKATHVGSESSLSQIVRLVESSQLAKAPIQKFADHISKYFVPLVILLSFLTWIAWFLAGKLHLYPKSWLPSSMDSFELALQFGISVMVIACPCALGLATPTAMMVGTGVGASQGVLIKGGRALEFAHKVSCIVFDKTGTLTIGKPVVVNVKLMNTTVLEELLELTAATEVNSEHPVAKAIVEYAKQFKKEQNPLWPEAQEFISIPGHGVEAIVKNKKIIVGNKSLMMNNDIEIPREVEMFLVDAEGMAQTAVLVAIDRMVSGVVTVSDPLKPGTKEVISILKAMEVKSIMITGDNWGTANSIAKEVGIETIIAEAKPQQKAEEVKNLQTAGHTVAMVGDGINDSPALVAADVGMAIGAGTDIAIEAADIVLMKNDLQDVITAIHLSRKTFAKIRLNYIWALGYNLLAIPIAAGVLFPSTRFRLPPWIAGAAMAASSVSVVCSSLMLKKYKRPKKLDEIEIQMNGIVVE is encoded by the exons ATGTTGAAGTTACCGCGGTGGAACCGATCGACGGCGGCGGCAACAGAGGAGATTACGAAAAATGCGACGGCTATTAACGACGACGAGGCCACGACGGCGGCGAAGGCGGTGGTATGCGTTAGCGGCATGAGTTGCTCTGCATGTGCTGTTTCTGTTGAGAATTCCATCAAACACCTTCCAGGCATTCTCGATGCTGCCGTCGACTTCTTGAACGATAGGGCTCAAATCCTCTATCTTCCCAATCTCACCGAC gtAGAGACAATACTTCAAGCAATTGAAAATGCTGGATTTCAAGCTACAATATCAAAGGACGGGACTGATCATCGATCGAGAGAAGTATGTCGAATCCGAGTAAATGGAATGGGCTGCAATTCTTGCTCTTCCATGGTAGAATCAGTTTTGGAAGCAATGTATGGAGTACAAAAGGCTCACATTGCTTTGTTGAATGAGGAAGCAGAAGTTCATTATGATCCAAAGGTTGTTAATTGCAATCAGTTCATTATAGCCATACAAGACATTGGATTTGAAGCATTACCTATCACCATTGGGGAACACGTTACCAAGATTGACCTTAAGATTGATGGTATGCACAATGAAAACTCAACAACAAAAGTTAAAGAGTCCCTCGAATTGGTCCTGGGAATTGACGATGTCAATATCGATACGACATTAAGCAAAGTTACTATATCATATAGGCCTGATATAATAGGACCTAGAACTTTCATTGAAATACTTGAGTCTATCAAATCTGAGCATTTCAAAGTGACGATATATCCCGAAGATACGGAACGAGAAACTCGTAAgcagaaagaaattaaacaacattATAAATACCTTATATGGAGCTCTGCTCTTTCTATACCTGTTTTCTTAACTTCTATGGTTTTCATGTATATACCTGGAATCAAACAGACTTTAGATATCAAAGTTGTCAATATGATGAACGTCGGACATATTATCAGATGGAATTTATCAACTCCGGTGCAGTTCGTCGTAGGTTCGAGATTCTACTTTGGATCGTACAAAGCATTGCGTCGAGGTTCTGCCAACATGGATGTATTGGTTACTTTAGGAACAAATGCAGCTTATTTCTATTCTGTTTATATAGTGTTAAGAGCAGCTACGTCTCCTACTTTCAATGGTACTGATTTCTTTGAAACCAGTTCAATGTTAATTACATTCATTCTACTTGGTAAGTATTTGGAGGTTTTAGCAAAAGGAAAGACCTCTGATGCTATTGCCAAGCTTAAACACTTGGCTCCCGAGACGGCAACACTCTTGACTTTAGATCTTCATGGAAATGTGATCAATGAAGCGGAAATCAGTAGTGAGTTGATCCAAAAGAATGATGTTATTAAGATTACACCAGGTGCTAGAGTAGCTTCTGATGGTCTTGTCGTATGGGGAGAAAGCCATGTTAACGAGAGTATGATCACAGGAGAAGCGAAACCAGTAACGAAAAGGACGGGGGATAAGGTGATAGGAGGAACTGTGAATGAAAATGGGGTATTGCATATAAAGGCAACTCATGTTGGATCAGAGAGTTCTTTATCGCAAATCGTTCGACTCGTCGAATCATCTCAATTGGCAAAAGCTCCTATTCAAAAATTTGCTGACCATatctctaaatattttgtgcCTTTG gtaattttactttcttttctcacCTGGATTGCTTGGTTTTTGGCTGGAAAGTTGCATCTCTATCCTAAATCATGGTTGCCTTCTTCAATGGACAGTTTCGAGTTGGCTCTCCAATTTGGGATTTCTGTTATGGTCATAGCTTGCCCTTGTGCTCTCGGCCTTGCCACCCCGACTGCCATGATGGTCGGTACCGGCGTAGGTGCATCTCAAGGTGTACTAATAAAAGGAGGTCGAGCATTAGAATTTGCTCATAAG GTGAGTTGCATTGTGTTTGATAAGACAGGAACTCTAACAATTGGAAAGCCAGTGGTTGTAAATGTAAAACTTATGAACACTACAGTACTTGAAGAACTACTTGAACTCACTGCAGCAACCGAG GTTAACAGTGAGCACCCAGTAGCCAAGGCCATTGTTGAATATGCCAAACAATTcaagaaagaacaaaatccCCTTTGGCCAGAAGCTCAAGAATTCATATCCATTCCTGGCCATGGAGTAGAAGCCATAgtaaaaaacaagaaaataatagtTGGAAACAAGAGCTTGATGATGAACAATGACATCGAAATCCCAAGGGAAGTGGAAATGTTCCTTGTAGATGCCGAAGGTATGGCGCAAACTGCGGTCTTAGTGGCGATAGATCGAATGGTGTCAGGAGTTGTCACAGTGTCGGATCCGTTGAAACCGGGTACCAAAGAAGTTATCTCCATTCTCAAGGCTATGGAAGTGAAGAGCATCATGATAACAGGTGACAACTGGGGCACTGCAAATTCCATTGCTAAAGAAGTTGGAATTGAAACAATCATTGCTGAGGCTAAGCCTCAACAAAAAGCAGAAGAAGTGAAGAATCTTCAG ACGGCGGGACACACAGTGGCAATGGTCGGAGACGGGATCAACGATTCACCTGCTCTAGTAGCAGCAGATGTCGGGATGGCAATCGGAGCCGGCACTGACATTGCAATTGAGGCAGCAGACATTGTTCTAATGAAAAATGACTTGCAAGATGTTATAACTGCCATTCATCTTTCAAGAAAAACCTTTGCTAAAATTCGTTTGAATTACATTTGGGCTTTAGGTTATAATCTTCTTGCCATACCGATCGCAGCAGGCGTCTTGTTCCCTTCGACTCGGTTTCGGCTACCACCGTGGATCGCTGGAGCTGCCATGGCAGCTTCTTCTGTTAGTGTGGTATGCAGTTCTTTGATGTTGAAGAAGTACAAAAGACCCAAGAAGCTTGATGAAATTGAGATTCAAATGAATGGAATAGTGGTTGAATGA
- the LOC101221153 gene encoding ribosomal L1 domain-containing protein 1 — protein MALADVTPTTKVRRETAAKAVESLLQWRNSKREKPQLFDQEDFLYLIVTLKKIPPKGRTNPYKIPLPHSLHSDSSELCLIIDDRTKSNLTKDDARKKIQSENIPISKVIKLSKLKSDYRPFEAKRKLCDSYDMFFADDRVIPLLPSLLGKHFYKKKKIPVPLNLRHKNWKEQVERSCSSGLLYLRTGTCSVVKVARTSMEVEEIVDNVIAAIDGIAEVVPKKWSNVRSFFLKVLESIALPIYQTVPELKFKIEAGVKGKEDEITKEEEAAKSPTPVKVGSKKERKLSKKKGRIHEIRYMDTNGRELSNEDEGSDLDDVEVNENLKKGSDELKKGKKKKVKKSEVSKSKAAGETKVKAKKVKTAK, from the coding sequence ATGGCTTTGGCGGACGTTACTCCTACGACCAAAGTTCGTCGGGAAACGGCGGCGAAAGCCGTGGAATCTCTTCTTCAATGGCGGAATTCCAAACGGGAGAAGCCCCAACTCTTCGACCAAGAAGATTTTCTATACCTCATCGTAACCCTGAAGAAGATCCCTCCCAAAGGTCGCACAAATCCTTACAAAATCCCTCTTCCACATTCCCTTCACTCCGACTCTTCCGAACTTTGTCTCATTATCGACGATAGAACCAAGTCCAATCTCACCAAGGATGATGCCCGGAAGAAAATACAGTCTGAAAACATCCCAATTTCGAAGGTAATCAAGTTGTCAAAGCTTAAATCCGATTACCGCCCCTTTGAAGCTAAACGGAAGCTCTGTGATTCGTACGATATGTTTTTCGCTGATGATAGAGTTATTCCGCTGTTGCCGAGTCTGTTGGGGAAGCACttttacaaaaagaagaagattccGGTGCCGTTGAATCTGAGGCATAAGAATTGGAAAGAACAGGTCGAGAGGAGCTGTTCGTCGGGATTGTTGTATTTGAGGACAGGGACTTGTAGTGTGGTGAAAGTGGCGAGGACTTCGATGGAAGTTGAAGAGATCGTGGACAATGTGATTGCGGCCATTGATGGGATTGCAGAGGTTGTGCCTAAAAAATGGAGTAATGTGCGgtcgttttttttaaaggtcCTTGAATCTATTGCATTACCAATTTACCAAACAGTGCCGGAGTTGAAGTTTAAGATTGAGGCCGGCGTGAAGgggaaagaagatgaaataacaaaagaagaagaagcagcaAAGAGTCCTACTCCCGTAAAAGTTGGCagcaaaaaagagagaaaattgagCAAAAAGAAGGGTAGGATACATGAAATTCGCTACATGGACACTAATGGTCGAGAGTTGTCTAATGAAGATGAAGGCAGTGATCTTGATGATGTTGAGGTTAATGAGAATCTCAAAAAGGGTAGTGATGAATTGAAGAAGggtaaaaagaagaaggtaaAAAAGAGTGAGGTTTCGAAGTCGAAAGCGGCTGGTGAAACAAAGGTCAAGGCAAAGAAGGTTAAAACAGCGAAATGA
- the LOC101220920 gene encoding oxalate--CoA ligase, whose product MENCTFTGLLKKAASEFPRCRALSVSGKFDLTHERLQELIEHAAARLVDAGVKAGDVVALTFPNTVEYVIMFLAVIRCRATAAPLNSAYTAEEFEFYLSDSESKLLLTSKEGISSAQTAATKLNIPQVKANLSSGDEFIELFPSPIETGSNVVEIVNDPSDAALFLHTSGTTSRPKGVPLTQQNLGASVQNIKSVYKLSESDSTVLVLPLFHVHGLMAGLLSSLIAGAAVTLPAAGRFSASTFWSDMIAYNATWYTAVPTIHQIILERHLSKPEPSYPKLRFIRSCSASLAPSILERLEQSFGAPVLESYAMTEASHLMASNPLPEDGVHKAGSVGKPIGQEMAILDENGAIQSEGVKGEVCIRGPNVTKGYKNNPDANNSAFMFGWFHTGDIGFFDSDGYLHLVGRIKELINRGGEKISPIEVDAVLLSHTDVSQAVAFGVPDNKYGEEINCAIIPREGSSINEADVLQFCKKNLASFKVPKKVFITDYLPKTASGKIQRRFVAEHFLAAKA is encoded by the exons ATGGAGAATTGTACCTTCACTGGGTTGTTGAAGAAGGCGGCTTCTGAATTTCCTCGCTGCCGGGCTCTCTCCGTCTCCGGAAAGTTCGACTTGACCCATGAGCGGTTGCAGGAGCTCATTGAACATGCTGCCGCTCGTTTGGTGGATGCCGGAGTTAAAGCTGGTGATGTGGTGGCCCTCACCTTCCCCAATACTGTTGAG TATGTGATTATGTTTTTGGCTGTAATCCGATGCCGAGCCACCGCTGCACCATTAAATTCGGCTTACACGGCGGAGGAATTCGAGTTTTACTTATCGGACTCGGAGTCGAAGCTGCTTCTCACATCGAAAGAAGGAATTTCATCGGCACAAACGGCTGCTACAAAGCTTAATATTCCTCAAGTGAAAGCGAACCTGTCCAGTGGCGATGAGTTTATTGAACTCTTTCCGTCCCCAATTGAGACGGGCTCAAATGTTGTGGAGATCGTTAACGATCCTTCCGACGCCGCTCTCTTCCTCCACACCTCCGGCACCACCAGCCGCCCCAAGGGCGTGCCGCTGACTCAACAAAACCTCGGCGCCTCTGTTCAGAATATTAAGTCGGTGTACAAGCTTTCGGAGTCCGATTCAACAGTACTCGTTCTTCCGTTGTTCCACGTTCACGGATTAATGGCGGGATTACTATCATCGCTAATCGCCGGAGCTGCCGTGACTCTTCCAGCTGCAGGGCGATTCTCGGCTTCAACGTTTTGGTCCGATATGATCGCCTACAACGCGACGTGGTACACGGCGGTCCCTACGATTCATCAAATCATACTGGAGCGCCATCTCAGCAAGCCAGAGCCGTCGTATCCGAAGCTCCGGTTTATTCGCAGCTGTAGCGCGTCGTTAGCACCTTCGATTTTGGAACGATTGGAACAATCATTCGGAGCTCCGGTTCTCGAGTCTTACGCAATGACTGAAGCGTCGCATTTAATGGCGTCCAATCCGTTGCCGGAGGACGGCGTACACAAGGCCGGATCGGTAGGAAAGCCGATCGGTCAAGAAATGGCTATTCTGGACGAGAACGGCGCGATCCAATCGGAAGGTGTTAAAGGAGAAGTGTGTATTCGGGGACCAAATGTGACGAAGGGATATAAGAACAATCCAGACGCTAACAACTCCGCATTCATGTTCGGATGGTTCCACACCGGCGATATCGGTTTCTTCGACTCCGACGGGTACTTGCATCTGGTCGGCCGAATCAAGGAACTCATTAACCGAGGAG GTGAAAAAATCTCTCCGATTGAAGTAGACGCCGTGCTTCTATCTCACACCGACGTTTCTCAGGCCGTCGCCTTCGGAGTCCCCGACAACAAGTACGGCGAAGAG ATCAATTGCGCCATAATTCCAAGGGAGGGAAGTTCGATCAACGAAGCGGATGTGCTGCAATTTTGCAAGAAAAACCTTGCCTCCTTCAAGGTTCCGAAGAAAGTGTTCATCACAGATTATTTGCCAAAAACTGCTTCCGGAAAGATCCAACGCCGATTCGTGGCGGAGCATTTTCTTGCCGCTAAAGCTTGA
- the LOC101216967 gene encoding serine racemase, producing MNVEGQNKKKEYVADISSIKEARIRIRPFIHQTQVFASETINAASGKQFFFKCECFQKGGAFKFRGACNAIYSLDEGEAAKGVVTHSSGNHAAALSLAAKLRGIPAYIVIPENAPKCKVENVIRYGGQIIWSKSAIQSRESVAARVMQETGALLIHPYNDGRIISGQGTISLELLEQVPQLDTLIVPISGGDLISGISVAAKAINPAIRIFAAEPKGANDAAMSKAAGKIVTLPETTTIADGVRAFLDDLTWPIVRDLVDDVITVEDIEIVEAMRLCLEILKVVVEPSGAIGLAAVLSDSFKQNPSWKDCNSIGIILSGGNVDLGMLWNSYKN from the exons ATGAACGTGGAGGGtcaaaataagaagaaagagtATGTTGCCGATATTTCCTCCATAAAGGAAGCCCGGATACGTATTCGACCTTTCATCCATCAAACCCAAGTTTTTGCATCTGAAACTATCAATGCTGCTTCaggaaaacaatttttcttcaaatgtgAATGTTTCCAGAAGGG TGGAGCTTTTAAATTCAGAGGTGCCTGCAATGCTATATATTCACTTGATGAGGGCGAGGCTGCTAAAGGGGTTGTGACACATAGCAG TGGCAACCATGCTGCAGCTTTGTCTTTGGCTGCAAAACTGCGAGGAATCCCTGCATATATAGTTATACCAGAAAATGCTCCCAAATGTAAAGTTGAAAATGTGATACGTTATGGTGGTCAGATTATTTGGAGCAAAAGCGCAATACAGTCAAGGGAATCGGTTGCTGCGAGGGTTATGCAAGAAACTGGTGCACTTCTCATACACCCATATAATGATGGGCGCATAATAAG TGGGCAAGGTACCATCTCGTTGGAGCTTCTGGAACAAGTCCCACAATTAGACACTTTAATCGTTCCCATAAGTG GTGGTGATTTGATATCAGGAATTTCAGTGGCTGCAAAGGCCATCAATCCTGCCATCCGGATTTTTGCTGCAGAACCTAAGGGAGCTAATGATGCAGCCATGTCAAAAGCAGCTGGTAAGATAGTAACACTACCAGAGACCACCACCATAGCCGATGGTGTTCGAGCTTTTCTCGACGACCTGACCTG GCCAATAGTAAGAGATTTGGTGGATGATGTAATAACTGTGGAGGACATAGAGATAGTTGAAGCAATGAGACTTTGTCTTGAAATTCTGAAAGTTGTTGTGGAACCAAGTGGGGCAATAGGTCTTGCTGCTGTTCTCTCTGATAGTTTCAAGCAAAACCCTTCATGGAAGGATTGCAACTCCATTGGCATTATACTTTCTGGAGGTAATGTTGATCTTGGCATGCTTTGGAATTCTTACAAAAATTGA